A DNA window from Camelina sativa cultivar DH55 chromosome 17, Cs, whole genome shotgun sequence contains the following coding sequences:
- the LOC104759541 gene encoding cation-chloride cotransporter 1-like, producing MTGEQIPTPSSPRDGEDISITQGHPKPLKMGTMMGVFVPCLQNILGIIYYIRFTWIVGMAGIGQGLILVLLCGLCTFLTTISLSAIATNGAMKGGGPYYLIGRALGPEVGISIGLCFFLGNAVAGALYVLGAVETFLKAFPAAGIFRETITKVNGTAVAESIQSPNSHDLQIYGIVVTILLCFIVFGGVKMINRVAPAFLVPVLLSIFCIFIGIFLAKTDDPDSNFTGLRLKSFKDNWGSAYQMTNDAGIPDPTGGTYWSFNELVGLFFPAVTGIMAGSNRSASLKDTQRSIPVGTLAATLTTTSLYLISVLFFGAVATRNKLLTDRLLTATIAWPFPAIVHVGIILSTLGAALQSLTGAPRLLAAIANDDILPILNYFKVADTSEPHIATLFTAFICIGCVVIGNLDLITPTVTMFYLLCYSGVNLSCFLLDLLDAPSWRPRWKYHHWSLSFVGASLCIVIMFLISWSFTVVAIALASLIYKYVGLKGKAGDWGDGFKSAYFQLALRSLRSPGAT from the exons CCTCTCAAGATGGGCACAATGATGGGAGTTTTCGTTCCCTGCTTGCAAAACATATTAGGAATTATATACTATATCCGTTTCACATG GATTGTTGGTATGGCTGGTATCGGACAAGGTCTGATATTGGTATTGCTCTGTGGCTTATGTACATTCTTGACGACGATATCTCTGAGTGCTATTGCAACAAATGGCGCAATGAAG GGTGGAGGACCATATTACCTCATTGGTCGCGCTCTTGGTCCAGAAGTTGGGATTAGCATAGGTTTGTGCTTCTTCCTTGGCAATGCAGTTGCTGGAGCTCT GTATGTATTAGGTGCCGTGGAGACTTTTCTAAAAGCATTCCCTGCTGCTGGGATTTTTAGAG AAACTATCACAAAGGTTAATGGGACAGCAGTTGCCGAATCAATACAAAGCCCGAACTCACATGACTTGCAGATTTATGGAATTGTAGTGACGATCCTTCTTTGCTTCATTGTGTTTGGCGGCGTGAAGATGATCAATCGGGTGGCACCTGCTTTCCTCGTTCCCGTTTTGCTCTCTATCTTCTGCATATTCATTGGGATATTTTTGGCAAAGACTGATGACCCTGACAGTAA TTTTACGGGCTTGcgtttaaaaagttttaaagataACTGGGGCTCTGCCTATCAAATGACAAATGATGCGGGAATTCCTGATCCAACTGGAGGCACGTACTGGAGCTTCAA TGAGCTGGTGGGTCTATTTTTCCCTGCTGTAACAGGAATTATGGCTGGTTCAAATCGATCAGCTTCCCTGAAAGACACACAAAGATCAATACCTGTTGGAACGTTGGCTGCCACTCTGACCACAACCTCGCTATATTTGATCTCTGTGTTGTTTTTTGGAGCTGTTGCGACCCGTAATAAACTTTTGACTGATAG GCTACTTACTGCTACAATTGCTTGGCCTTTCCCTGCCATTGTTCACGTTGGAATCATCCTTTCAACCTTAGGGGCTGCTCTCCAGAGTTTGACAGGGGCCCCACGGTTACTTGCAGCTATAGCAAATGATGATATTCTCCCCATCCTCAATTATTTTAAAGTTGCAGATACTAGTGAACCTCACATAGCGACGCTTTTCACAGCATTTATCTGCATAGGATGTGTTGTTATTGGAAATCTGGATCTTATCACACCAACTGTGActatgttttatcttttatgCTATTCGGGAGTAAACCTGTCTTGTTTCCTGCTCGATCTTCTTGATGCTCCAAGTTGGCGTCCACGGTGGAAATACCATCATTGGAGCCTTTCCTTTGTTGGAGCCTCACTCTGCATAG TGATCATGTTCTTGATTTCCTGGTCGTTCACTGTGGTTGCCATTGCACTTGCAAGtcttatatacaaatatgttgGCCTTAAAGGAAAGGCCGGGGACTGGGGGGATGGTTTCAAGAGTGCATATTTCCAGTTGGCCCTTCGTAGTCTCAGGTCACCCGGAG CAACATAA